Proteins encoded within one genomic window of uncultured Draconibacterium sp.:
- a CDS encoding 4Fe-4S dicluster domain-containing protein codes for MKQSKSRRSFLKNLSLASLAALTATGCNMKELEEFFRRNFRTLSDKEKEYIIKNLEQKYKEKYNKEFQVSAQPAMEQVEFAYALDLSRCVGCRKCVYACVDENNQSRSPQIHWIQVLQMEKEKGVDFAHSDVHYNPEKVPEKGHFYLPVACQQCRTPQCTTVCPVKATWQEPDGIVVIDYNWCIGCRYCMAACPYGARHFNWGEPEIPEEKLNTDMHYLGNRPRVKGVVEKCTFCIQRVRKGKYPSCVEICPVGARKFGNLLDPESEIRYILENKRVLVLKEELNTQPRFYYFFGV; via the coding sequence ATGAAACAGAGTAAATCAAGAAGATCATTCCTGAAGAACCTCTCCCTGGCTTCACTTGCTGCGTTAACCGCTACCGGATGTAATATGAAAGAACTGGAGGAATTTTTCCGGCGAAATTTCAGAACGCTGTCAGACAAAGAAAAAGAATACATTATTAAAAACCTGGAGCAAAAGTATAAGGAAAAATACAACAAAGAGTTTCAGGTTTCGGCACAACCGGCCATGGAACAGGTTGAATTTGCTTATGCGCTCGATCTGTCGAGATGTGTGGGTTGCCGCAAATGTGTTTATGCCTGCGTGGATGAAAATAATCAATCGCGGTCGCCACAAATTCATTGGATTCAGGTGCTGCAGATGGAAAAGGAAAAAGGAGTTGACTTTGCCCATTCCGATGTGCATTACAATCCCGAAAAAGTTCCTGAAAAAGGACACTTTTATTTACCTGTTGCCTGCCAGCAATGCCGCACTCCGCAGTGCACAACCGTTTGCCCGGTAAAAGCAACCTGGCAGGAGCCCGATGGAATTGTAGTAATCGATTATAACTGGTGCATTGGATGCCGCTATTGTATGGCTGCCTGCCCTTACGGAGCACGACATTTTAACTGGGGCGAACCGGAGATTCCGGAAGAAAAACTCAATACTGACATGCACTATTTAGGAAACCGACCACGTGTGAAAGGTGTAGTTGAAAAATGTACGTTTTGCATTCAGCGTGTAAGAAAAGGTAAATATCCATCGTGTGTTGAGATTTGCCCGGTTGGTGCCCGGAAATTCGGAAATCTGCTCGATCCTGAAAGTGAGATCAGATATATTCTCGAAAACAAACGCGTACTGGTGCTTAAAGAAGAGTTAAACACGCAGCCAAGG